A window from Mycolicibacterium tokaiense encodes these proteins:
- a CDS encoding NUDIX hydrolase, with translation MTRYDPTAYPPVAVTVDLVALTIRADALVAMVVRRGEQPFLGRWALPGGFVRAGEDLDAAAARELYEETALPADRVHLEQLASYGAPQRDPRMRVVTVAYLGLAPDLPVPVAGGDAAGARWTPVVDLQASALAFDHNQILADGLERARAKLEYTPLATTFCAPEFTVAELRRVYEIVWGTSLDSRNFHRKVTGADGFLVPTGATTTRDGGRPAQLYRRGELRLLHPPMLRAESTN, from the coding sequence GTGACGCGCTACGACCCCACCGCGTATCCGCCCGTCGCCGTCACCGTCGACCTGGTGGCCCTCACCATCCGCGCCGACGCCCTGGTGGCGATGGTGGTCCGCCGGGGCGAACAGCCCTTCCTCGGCCGGTGGGCACTACCGGGCGGATTCGTCCGCGCAGGCGAGGACCTGGACGCCGCCGCGGCCCGCGAGCTCTACGAGGAGACCGCCCTGCCCGCCGACCGGGTGCATCTCGAACAGCTCGCCAGTTACGGTGCGCCACAACGTGATCCCCGAATGCGGGTGGTGACCGTCGCGTACCTGGGCCTCGCGCCCGACCTGCCGGTGCCGGTGGCCGGGGGTGATGCGGCGGGAGCGCGGTGGACGCCGGTGGTGGACCTGCAGGCGTCCGCGCTGGCGTTCGACCACAACCAGATCCTGGCGGACGGCCTCGAGCGGGCGCGCGCCAAACTCGAGTACACCCCGCTGGCCACCACGTTCTGCGCCCCGGAGTTCACCGTCGCCGAACTGCGCAGGGTCTACGAGATCGTCTGGGGCACAAGCCTGGACAGTCGCAATTTTCACCGCAAGGTCACCGGAGCGGACGGCTTCCTGGTGCCCACCGGGGCCACCACCACGCGCGACGGCGGCAGGCCCGCGCAGTTGTATCGTCGGGGTGAGCTGCGCCTGCTGCACCCGCCGATGCTCCGCGCCGAATCGACGAACTGA
- a CDS encoding SPFH domain-containing protein translates to MAVISNYPFVRHLRVSPTAHIRALSRGKVVHDGPGLAFWFRPLPASMSEVPLDDRELPLLFHARTADFQDVTVQATVTYRIVDAGLAAQRIDFSIDTASGRWQGSPLEQVAGLLTETAQQHALDLLARTTLVAALADGISAVRARMSDGLARDTRLAETGIAVIGARVVAIRPEPEVERALQTPTREQVQQDADKATFERRALAVERERAIGENELQTRIELARREEELVAQKGANDRLKTQEEWAADAIATEARARRDVQLAEATAQATRLVGAAEADAEVAKLAAYRDLDEAVLLGLAVKELAANLPNIEHLVLTPDLLAPVLSKLGARAS, encoded by the coding sequence ATGGCCGTCATCAGCAACTATCCCTTCGTCCGTCACCTGCGTGTTTCACCCACGGCGCACATCCGTGCCCTGAGCCGCGGCAAGGTGGTCCACGACGGTCCCGGGCTGGCATTCTGGTTCCGTCCGCTGCCCGCCTCGATGTCGGAGGTGCCGCTTGACGACCGTGAACTTCCGCTGCTGTTCCACGCCCGGACCGCCGATTTCCAGGACGTCACGGTCCAGGCGACGGTCACCTACCGGATCGTCGACGCCGGGCTGGCCGCTCAACGCATCGACTTCTCGATCGACACGGCCAGCGGTCGCTGGCAGGGCAGCCCGCTCGAACAGGTTGCGGGCCTGCTGACCGAAACCGCGCAGCAGCACGCGCTGGACCTGCTGGCCCGCACCACCCTGGTGGCGGCCCTGGCCGATGGCATCAGCGCCGTCCGGGCCCGGATGAGCGACGGCCTGGCCCGCGACACGCGCCTGGCCGAGACGGGCATCGCCGTCATCGGGGCGCGTGTGGTGGCCATCCGCCCCGAGCCGGAAGTGGAACGGGCGCTGCAGACTCCGACCCGCGAGCAGGTGCAGCAGGACGCGGACAAGGCGACCTTCGAACGTCGGGCGCTGGCCGTCGAACGCGAGCGGGCCATTGGCGAGAACGAGCTGCAGACCAGGATCGAGCTGGCTCGCCGCGAGGAGGAACTGGTGGCGCAGAAGGGCGCAAACGACCGGCTCAAGACCCAGGAGGAATGGGCGGCCGACGCCATCGCCACCGAGGCCAGGGCGCGCCGCGACGTCCAGTTGGCCGAGGCCACCGCACAGGCCACCCGACTGGTGGGAGCTGCTGAGGCCGACGCCGAGGTGGCCAAGCTGGCGGCCTACCGCGATCTGGACGAAGCCGTGCTGCTGGGACTGGCAGTCAAGGAACTGGCCGCCAACCTGCCCAACATCGAGCACCTGGTGCTGACCCCCGATCTGCTGGCCCCGGTGCTGAGCAAGCTGGGAGCGCGGGCATCATGA
- a CDS encoding NAD(+)/NADH kinase — translation MTLAPRVVLVHRRTELDDALARHGTHGQASFFLTSRGRDIGELETRHALNDAALKAVSAAIPAVWRRGRVERADLSRFLFEPEDVVVVVGQDGLVANTAKYLDGQPVLGINPDPERNPGVLVPHSPVAAPSLISRALDPRSDVELRAMVQAHTDDGQRLLALNEIFIGHAGHQTARYTVALGDGRAEAQASSGLIVSTGTGATGWCRSIWMQRHSSVALPQPVEPRLAWFVREAWPSPATGTTLTEGELSDSSLAISVESDRLVAFGDGIDADALSLSWGQRVTVRLSDRRLRLLY, via the coding sequence ATGACGCTCGCGCCTCGGGTGGTGTTGGTGCACCGCCGCACCGAGCTCGACGACGCCCTCGCCCGCCACGGCACCCACGGCCAGGCGTCGTTCTTCCTGACCAGCCGCGGCCGTGACATCGGCGAGCTGGAGACCCGGCACGCGCTCAACGACGCCGCGCTCAAGGCGGTCTCCGCCGCCATCCCGGCGGTCTGGCGCCGTGGCCGAGTCGAGCGGGCCGACCTGTCGCGGTTCCTGTTCGAGCCGGAGGACGTGGTGGTGGTCGTCGGACAGGACGGGCTGGTGGCCAACACGGCGAAGTATCTGGACGGCCAACCGGTGCTGGGCATCAACCCGGACCCGGAGCGCAATCCGGGTGTGCTGGTGCCGCACTCCCCCGTCGCGGCCCCCTCGCTGATCAGCCGTGCGCTCGACCCGCGCAGCGACGTCGAGTTGCGGGCGATGGTCCAGGCCCACACCGACGACGGTCAGCGCCTGCTGGCCCTCAATGAGATCTTCATCGGGCATGCCGGTCACCAGACCGCCCGCTACACCGTGGCGTTGGGTGACGGGCGCGCCGAAGCGCAGGCCTCGTCGGGGCTGATCGTGTCGACCGGCACCGGCGCCACCGGATGGTGCCGATCGATCTGGATGCAGCGCCACAGCAGCGTCGCGCTCCCCCAGCCGGTCGAGCCGCGGCTGGCGTGGTTCGTCCGGGAGGCCTGGCCGTCGCCGGCCACCGGGACGACGTTGACCGAGGGTGAATTGTCGGACTCTTCGCTGGCCATCTCGGTGGAGTCGGACCGGCTGGTCGCCTTCGGCGACGGGATCGATGCCGACGCACTGTCCCTGTCCTGGGGGCAGCGGGTGACCGTGCGGCTGTCCGACCGGCGGCTGCGACTGCTGTACTGA
- a CDS encoding class I SAM-dependent methyltransferase, whose protein sequence is MRYVLFPGRHHVLTRFQAQYLAELSGPDTTVIWAVTSANHQNTRRNPVPAHRREAAIELFSQAEGIRSLVVPVVDVPPDRRFAEITCKAVAHATGLTPSPADTVVACSTPAVATMYERLGFSIAPVERDHPDNPPYPWQVLEQIATGAPWREDAHPATVDVFDRYGLAEHIRTLSADPIVSSEGALTDTRDYRSYSAAFDAAAERKWAQARPYVQPGRIVDIGCAAGAMLELVAADPQFAESDLYGIEVARHLFEECEHRKSQGVFANPNTFFYQRNILAGTVFPDASVDTTLTFALTHEIYSYGDAAASLRLFADTIARHTATGGVWITSDVCGPDDPDRLVRLTFHEPGVGHPTVDLTALPAIDVHDHLNALNPAQRFGQFAVDFRRNAKVPFAYDVIDDHTVRLRLADAMEFLTRFSYTDNWLSETHEQFCGFSWADWVQLAGEVGLQVDPRSGPWRNEWLVANVFEPAAALFDDDGNSLDWPVTHVLLAAQAGVGGR, encoded by the coding sequence GTGCGATACGTTCTGTTCCCCGGCCGCCACCACGTGCTGACCCGGTTCCAGGCGCAGTACCTGGCCGAGTTGAGCGGTCCTGACACCACGGTGATCTGGGCCGTCACCAGTGCCAACCATCAGAACACCCGGCGCAATCCGGTCCCGGCCCACCGTCGTGAAGCGGCGATCGAGCTGTTCTCGCAAGCCGAGGGGATTCGCTCGCTGGTGGTGCCAGTGGTCGACGTTCCGCCGGATCGGCGGTTCGCCGAGATCACTTGCAAGGCCGTCGCGCATGCCACCGGGCTCACCCCGAGCCCGGCCGACACCGTGGTGGCCTGTTCCACGCCCGCGGTCGCCACAATGTATGAGCGCCTCGGCTTTTCGATTGCACCGGTAGAACGTGATCACCCAGACAACCCGCCGTACCCGTGGCAGGTGTTGGAGCAGATCGCGACCGGCGCTCCGTGGCGCGAGGACGCCCATCCCGCCACAGTGGACGTGTTCGACCGCTACGGCCTGGCTGAGCACATCCGCACCCTCAGCGCCGACCCGATCGTCAGCAGTGAGGGCGCACTGACCGACACGCGTGATTACCGTTCCTACAGTGCGGCTTTCGACGCCGCCGCCGAGCGCAAGTGGGCGCAGGCCCGGCCGTATGTACAGCCGGGACGCATCGTCGACATCGGGTGCGCAGCTGGCGCCATGCTGGAACTGGTGGCCGCCGACCCGCAGTTCGCCGAGTCCGACCTGTATGGGATCGAGGTGGCCCGGCACCTGTTCGAGGAGTGCGAGCACCGCAAGTCCCAGGGGGTGTTCGCCAATCCCAACACGTTCTTCTACCAACGCAACATCCTGGCGGGGACGGTGTTCCCGGATGCCAGCGTGGACACCACGCTGACCTTTGCCCTCACTCACGAGATCTACAGCTACGGCGACGCCGCCGCGTCGCTGCGGTTGTTCGCCGACACCATCGCCCGCCACACCGCTACCGGCGGGGTGTGGATCACCTCCGACGTCTGCGGCCCGGATGACCCGGACCGTCTGGTGCGCTTGACCTTTCACGAACCTGGCGTCGGGCACCCGACTGTGGACCTGACCGCCCTGCCCGCGATTGACGTACACGACCACCTGAATGCGCTGAACCCCGCGCAGCGCTTCGGGCAGTTCGCCGTCGACTTCCGACGCAACGCCAAAGTGCCGTTCGCCTACGACGTCATCGACGATCACACCGTCCGGTTGCGCCTGGCCGACGCCATGGAGTTCCTCACCCGGTTCAGCTACACCGACAACTGGCTGTCGGAAACCCACGAGCAGTTCTGCGGATTCTCCTGGGCCGACTGGGTACAGCTGGCCGGCGAGGTGGGCTTGCAGGTGGATCCCCGATCCGGGCCGTGGCGCAACGAGTGGTTGGTGGCCAACGTCTTCGAGCCCGCGGCGGCGTTGTTCGACGACGATGGCAACTCGCTGGACTGGCCGGTCACCCACGTCTTGTTGGCTGCCCAGGCGGGCGTGGGCGGGCGGTAG
- a CDS encoding nuclear transport factor 2 family protein translates to MTNTEWETLPDTVKTFMTALDARQVEQALATLTADAVVTDDGRDHTGTDEIGTWVATEGAQFTYTTAFTGASSTEAGVVVGQHLEGNFPGGVVDLNYRFTLDGGLISRVVIEP, encoded by the coding sequence ATGACCAACACAGAATGGGAAACACTCCCAGACACCGTGAAAACGTTCATGACCGCACTCGACGCCCGGCAGGTGGAACAAGCTCTGGCCACCCTGACCGCCGATGCCGTGGTGACCGATGACGGCCGCGACCACACCGGCACCGACGAAATCGGCACGTGGGTGGCCACCGAAGGCGCCCAGTTCACCTACACCACCGCGTTCACCGGTGCGTCCAGCACCGAGGCCGGGGTCGTCGTCGGGCAGCATCTGGAGGGCAACTTCCCCGGCGGCGTCGTCGACCTGAACTACCGGTTCACCCTCGACGGCGGCCTGATCAGCCGCGTGGTGATCGAGCCATGA
- a CDS encoding SDR family NAD(P)-dependent oxidoreductase, producing the protein MSRRWFITGGTPGNFGVAFAETALQAGDRVVLTSRRPQELASWAEQYDDRVLVVALDVTDPAQVAEAVRTAEEHFGGIDVLVNNAGRGWFGSIEGMDDSAVRSMFELNFFAVLSVTRAVLPGMRARGTGWIVNISSVAGLVAATGFGYYSATKFAVEAVTEALRTEVADQGISVLAVEPGAFRTNAYAGFADEPVAEPIPEYHDMLKQVQATFVEMDGAQPGDPHRGARAVIAAMEQDTPPKRLVLGNGGYDAVVETLEGALADIRSGEALSRTTDFPE; encoded by the coding sequence ATGAGCCGGCGGTGGTTCATCACCGGTGGCACACCCGGCAACTTCGGGGTGGCGTTCGCCGAGACGGCGCTGCAGGCCGGCGACCGGGTGGTGCTGACCTCCCGGCGCCCACAGGAACTGGCGAGCTGGGCCGAGCAGTACGACGACCGCGTGCTCGTCGTCGCGCTCGACGTCACCGACCCCGCCCAGGTTGCCGAGGCGGTGCGGACCGCCGAGGAGCATTTCGGCGGTATCGATGTGCTGGTCAACAATGCCGGCCGCGGCTGGTTCGGATCGATCGAGGGGATGGACGACTCGGCGGTGCGGTCGATGTTCGAGCTGAACTTCTTCGCGGTGCTGTCGGTGACCCGCGCCGTGCTGCCGGGGATGCGCGCCCGCGGCACCGGGTGGATCGTCAACATCTCGTCGGTGGCCGGGCTGGTGGCGGCGACCGGATTCGGTTACTACAGCGCGACGAAGTTCGCCGTCGAAGCCGTCACCGAGGCGCTGCGCACCGAGGTGGCCGATCAGGGCATCTCGGTGCTGGCCGTGGAACCGGGCGCCTTCCGCACCAACGCCTACGCCGGCTTCGCCGACGAGCCCGTCGCCGAACCCATCCCGGAGTACCACGACATGCTCAAGCAGGTCCAGGCCACCTTTGTGGAGATGGACGGCGCTCAGCCCGGTGATCCGCACCGCGGCGCCCGGGCGGTCATCGCGGCGATGGAACAAGACACCCCGCCCAAGCGGCTGGTCCTGGGCAACGGCGGATACGACGCCGTGGTCGAGACCCTGGAAGGCGCCCTGGCCGACATCCGGTCCGGCGAGGCCCTGTCCCGCACCACAGATTTTCCCGAGTGA
- a CDS encoding nuclear transport factor 2 family protein, translating to MNQSNAYLVVKNLYDAYDRGDEEAFFRDLSPNLTWVESVGFPAPGIFHNRAEIRANVFDVLERDFTVFRYSLDTLIDGGEFIVAFGTYRGTHRVTKNNFESRAAHVWHVRENLIDSFEQFADTEVIQRAAAHDPGDPKESS from the coding sequence ATGAATCAATCAAATGCTTATCTCGTGGTGAAGAACCTTTATGACGCTTACGATCGTGGTGATGAAGAGGCGTTCTTTCGTGATTTGTCGCCTAACCTCACCTGGGTCGAGAGTGTCGGATTTCCGGCACCGGGAATATTCCACAACAGAGCAGAGATCAGGGCCAACGTTTTCGATGTTCTAGAGCGAGATTTCACGGTGTTCCGATACAGTCTCGACACCTTGATAGATGGTGGCGAGTTCATCGTTGCATTTGGCACTTATCGGGGAACTCATCGCGTGACGAAGAACAACTTCGAGTCGCGAGCTGCCCACGTCTGGCATGTCCGCGAGAATCTGATCGACAGTTTCGAGCAGTTTGCTGACACCGAGGTCATCCAGCGTGCAGCGGCTCACGATCCCGGTGATCCGAAAGAGAGTTCCTGA